A DNA window from Vanacampus margaritifer isolate UIUO_Vmar chromosome 19, RoL_Vmar_1.0, whole genome shotgun sequence contains the following coding sequences:
- the ptrhd1 gene encoding putative peptidyl-tRNA hydrolase PTRHD1 codes for MAASGAAGSPGRLVQYVVVRSDLVHKLSWPLGAVITQACHAATAAVHLHYADGDTQSYLAELDSMHKVVLGAPDEAALSDLSESLTQAGVAHKLWIEQPENIATCLALKPYPKETVQPLLRKFKLFK; via the exons ATGGCTGCCTCGGGAGCGGCTGGTTCCCCAGGCCGCTTGGTCCAGTACGTGGTGGTCCGCTCGGACCTGGTCCACAAGCTGTCGTGGCCGCTGGGAGCCGTCATTACGCAGGCGTGCcacgccgccaccgccgccgtccACCTCCACTACGCCGACGGGGACACTCAAAGCTACCTGGCCGAACTCGACTCCATGCACAAAGTGGTGCTCGGC GCTCCGGACGAGGCCGCCCTCTCAGACTTATCTGAGAGCCTGACCCAGGCCGGCGTGGCCCACAAGCTTTGGATTGAGCAACCTGAGAACATAGCCACCTGTCTGGCTCTGAAGCCGTACCCCAAAGAAACGGTGCAGCCGTTGCTCCGTAAATTCAAGCTCTTTAAGTGA